A genomic segment from Aegilops tauschii subsp. strangulata cultivar AL8/78 chromosome 1, Aet v6.0, whole genome shotgun sequence encodes:
- the LOC141026583 gene encoding disease resistance protein RGA5-like has protein sequence MDLVTGAMGSLLVKLGELLREEYHLQRSARNKVEFLSTELESMRAALLNIAAVPRKDLNVQVKLWASKVRDLSYDTEDIIDSFFVRVVEGGHVPPASNRFRSFMKKMSKWFERVKTSREIAQALEEVKVQVLEVADRRDRYALDRLGVDNAFVAAAATAVNPLLPALYTKVTDLVGIGGPSQDLIKELKDVTKELKIVSIVGFGGLGKTTLAKAVYNGLEAQYECTAFVSLSQRPQLKRVLKDMLHQLDDKEFATINEASRDEIQLVDQLSKFLETKRYLIVIDDIWDAMSWENVKHAFPNNGCASRIITTTRESGVATHISRNCYELPPLSPEKSKSLFYRRLFGIEEKCPAQLAKVSMKILNKCGGLPLVIITMASLLSTKQENPTQWDGVCNSIGRGLIRGDPNIENMKEILALSYYNLPSHLQTCLLYLSIYPEDYEIPKGDLIWKWIAEGFITQENNMVSLFEVGDGYLRGLINSGMVLACMDYKRQVTHCRLHDIVLEVLCSLSQEENFVTVPNHADGIDRRSKVRRLSIQNREEGTETTPLASLLQPQVRSITTFPPAINLVPALSSFGILRVLDLSGCFIGEGSHINLNDVGNLFHLRYLGLAGTQICELPAKIGRLQFLQVLDARYNPKLTELPLSVYELKRLMCLHVDGYCTRLPDGLGNLTSIQVLKKICATLNIVKELRNLSKLRELKIKFEDNASLELRKAFVESLSHLQDLQSLVIRGSFPSMDLFGEDWVPPQRLREFESVMCGIFPAVPAWIKVNPVIVSVLSDLTMGFKELQEEDMLILGMLPALHRLWLFSSQQTQAVLPIGADGYRCLRTFTLYCITPKQIAFQRGALPKVEAVLFNFSVRMARANGNDGFNFGLMNLASLKQITVGIDRDGATIEDVNEAAATLRREVSTHDNHPGITVDIRPPIKPCELEKTDITFDELIGEPRKLSGKFQKFRAQPCSGPNSAC, from the exons ATGGATCTGGTGACGGGTGCCATGGGCAGCCTGCTGGTCAAGCTGGGGGAGCTCCTCAGGGAGGAATACCATCTGCAGAGGAGCGCCAGGAACAAGGTGGAGTTCCTCTCGACAGAGCTAGAGAGCATGCGAGCCGCCCTCCTCAACATCGCGGCTGTGCCCCGTAAGGACCTCAACGTCCAGGTCAAGCTCTGGGCCAGCAAGGTCAGGGATCTCTCCTATGACACGGAGGACATCATCGACAGCTTCTTCGTGCGTGTCGTCGAGGGCGGTCATGTGCCCCCAGCCTCAAACCGCTTCCGTTCATTCATGAAGAAAATGTCCAAGTGGTTCGAGAGAGTCAAGACTAGCAGGGAGATCGCTCAAGCCCTCGAGGAGGTCAAGGTGCAGGTCTTGGAGGTGGCCGACCGGCGCGACAG GTACGCACTCGACAGGCTCGGTGTTGACAACGCGTTTGTGGCTGCTGCAGCCACCGCTGTCAACCCTCTCTTGCCGGCTCTATATACAAAGGTGACTGACCTCGTCGGCATTGGTGGGCCGAGCCAGGATCTGATCAAGGAGTTGAAGGACGTGACCAAGGAACTAAAGATAGTGTCCATTGTCGGGTTCGGAGGGCTAGGCAAGACCACTCTCGCCAAAGCTGTGTATAACGGCTTAGAAGCACAATACGAATGCACAGCATTCGTGTCCCTCTCACAGAGACCACAACTGAAGAGGGTCCTCAAAGACATGCTACATCAGCTCGACGACAAGGAGTTCGCCACCATCAATGAAGCATCACGAGATGAAATACAACTCGTCGATCAACTGTCCAAATTCCTTGAGACCAAGAG GTACCTCATTGTTATTGATGACATATGGGATGCAATGTCATGGGAGAATGTCAAACATGCTTTCCCTAATAATGGTTGTGCAAGCAGAATAATCACAACAACTCGTGAGTCTGGTGTTGCTACACACATCAGTCGCAACTGTTATGAATTACCTCCTCTTAGCCCAGAGAAATCCAAATCATTATTCTATAGGAGACTATTTGGCATCGAAGAGAAATGTCCTGCACAATTGGCCAAAGTATCCATGAAGATCCTGAATAAATGTGGGGGTCTACCATTAGTTATCATCACTATGGCTAGTCTATTGTCTACTAAACAAGAAAATCCAACACAATGGGatggtgtgtgtaactctatTGGTCGTGGATTAATCCGCGGCGATCCTAATATAGAAAACATGAAGGAAATATTGGCCCTAAGTTACTATAACCTACCTTCACATTTGCAAACATGCCTGTTGTACCTAAGTATATATCCAGAAGACTATGAGATTCCGAAGGGTGATTTAATATGGAAATGGATTGCCGAAGGTTTCATCACACAAGAAAACAACATGGTTTCATTATTTGAGGTTGGGGACGGTTATCTCAGAGGGCTCATAAATAGTGGTATGGTACTGGCATGCATGGACTATAAAAGACAAGTAACACATTGTCGTTTGCATGACATTGTACTTGAAGTCCTCTGTTCCCTGTCACAAGAAGAAAACTTTGTTACAGTGCCAAATCATGCCGATGGCATAGATCGGCGAAGTAAGGTCCGGAGGCTATCCATCCAGAATAGAGAGGAAGGTACTGAAACTACACCACTTGCTTCCCTGCTGCAACCACAAGTGAGGTCCATTACTACCTTTCCGCCTGCTATTAACTTAGTACCGGCTCTTTCGAGCTTTGGAATTTTGCGTGTATTGGATCTAAGTGGATGCTTCATTGGTGAAGGTAGCCACATTAACCTTAATGATGTGGGGAATTTATTTCACCTGAGGTACCTTGGTCTTGCTGGTACACAAATCTGTGAACTGCCGGCAAAAATTGGTAGGCTGCAGTTTTTGCAAGTCCTGGATGCAAGATACAATCCCAAACTTACAGAACTACCATTGAGTGTTTATGAGTTGAAAAGATTAATGTGCCTACATGTTGATGGTTACTGCACGAGGCTCCCAGATGGGTTGGGGAATCTGACATCCATCCAAGTATTGAAGAAGATTTGTGCCACTCTAAACATTGTGAAAGAGTTGCGCAACCTGTCAAAGCTAAGGGAGCTCAAAATCAAGTTTGAGGATAATGCAAGCCTGGAGTTAAGGAAAGCTTTTGTTGAGTCTTTATCCCACCTTCAAGACCTCCAAAGTTTAGTTATTCGTGGATCTTTTCCATCCATGGATCTCTTTGGGGAAGATTGGGTGCCCCCTCAACGACTCCGCGAATTTGAGTCGGTCATGTGCGGTATTTTCCCTGCGGTGCCGGCATGGATAAAGGTCAACCCAGTTATTGTCTCGGTCCTCTCTGATCTGACCATGGGCTTCAAGGAACTACAGGAGGAGGACATGCTTATCCTTGGGATGTTGCCGGCTCTCCATCGCCTCTGGTTATTCAGTTCCCAACAAACACAGGCAGTGTTGCCTATTGGTGCTGACGGGTACCGTTGTCTAAGAACATTCACACTATATTGTATAACACCAAAGCAGATAGCATTTCAACGAGGAGCTCTTCCGAAGGTTGAGGCGGTTCTCTTCAACTTCAGTGTTCGGATGGCAAGAGCCAATGGCAATGATGGTTTCAACTTCGGTCTGATGAACCTCGCCTCACTTAAGCAGATCACCGTCGGAATCGATCGTGATGGTGCAACGATTGAAGATGTGAATGAGGCAGCAGCCACATTGAGGCGTGAAGTCAGCACTCATGACAATCATCCCGGCATTACTGTTGATATCAGGCCACCAATAAAACCATGCGAG CTTGAGAAAACAGATATTACATTCGATGAACTGATTGGGGAGCCAAGGAAACTCTCGGGGAAGTTTCAGAAATTTCGTGCACAACCTTGTTCAGGTCCAAATTCTGCCTGCTGA
- the LOC109737873 gene encoding respiratory burst oxidase homolog protein B-like, with the protein MAASPSGHATKTVRDHESWMYLTVPALLHRFPITPAPGDDYLTVHIRTLGDWPSHLRNLFTEYIGAGRAAEPLLLDGNRVTSKTEIRLPAIFIDGPYSAPVQNYKQYDILLLIGLGSGVTTFFSILKDTLNNIKSSDEVESTHGPEVVSFKNNWPAKAYFYWVTGEQGSFDWRKGLMNEIAERDHSSVIEVHNYLTSVYVEGDARSAFIAMVQSLQHAKYGVDIISRTRTKGHFARPNWRRVFSSLAVAHKNARIGELNLQTIYHIRFKLRGTVVNMYKNLQVYSIVNLPRSRKNSRIFRKNSARHPQLGSISTMGIQINGIKLHSTIVDAFMNFVNAIFFDLAMDRCINMFLYLFGLLWMIGFMYFYALLDELGLVTSEAVVQKQPNRRLTSQFADMLKSNTERTKIP; encoded by the exons ATGGCCGCGTCCCCGTCGGGGCACGCCACCAAGACGGTCCGCGACCATGAGAGCTGGATGTACCTGACAGTCCCAGCCCTCTT GCATCGTTTTCCCATCACCCCTGCACCTGGAGATGACTATCTCACTGTGCATATCCGCACCCTGGGTGACTGGCCATCTCATCTCCGGAACTTGTTCACAGAG TATATTGGTGCGGGCCGTGCGGCTGAACCGTTGTTGCTTGATGGAAACCGTGTTACTTCTAAGACTGAAATCAG GCTTCCTGCAATCTTTATTGATGGCCCGTATAGTGCACCGGTGCAAAATTACAAGCAATACGACATTCTTTTGCTCATCGGTCTTGGGTCGGGTGTCACTACTTTCTTCAGCATACTAAAAGATACCTTGAATAATATCAAGTCCAGCGAT GAGGTGGAAAGCACACATGGGCCTGAGGTAGTCAGCTTCAAGAACAATTGGCCAGCAAAAGCTTACTTTTACTGGGTTACAGGGGAGCAAGGATCCTTCGACTGGCGCAAAGGACTCATGAATGAAATTGCTGAGAGAGATCACAGT AGTGTAATAGAGGTCCACAATTATCTCACCAGCGTGTATGTAGAAGGCGATGCAAGGTCGGCGTTTATTGCCATGGTTCAGTCACTCCAACATGCCAAATATGGCGTGGATATCATATCTAGAACTAGAACCAAGGG ACATTTTGCAAGACCTAACTGGAGAAGAGTTTTTTCTTCTTTGGCCGTTGCTCACAAGAACGCTCGCATTGGTGAGCTAAATTTGCAAACAATTTATCATATAAGATTTAAACTTCGTGGTACAGTTGTTAATATGTACAAGAATCTGCAGGTGTATTCTATTGTGAATCTTCCACGCTCACGAAAGAACTCAAGGATCTTTCGAAAGAATTCAGCCAGACATCCACAACTAGGTTCAATTTCCACAATGGGAATTCAAATTAATGGAATTAAACTTCACAGTACTATTGTGGATGCATTTATGAATTTTGTTAATGCTATATTTTTTGATTTAGCAATGGATAGATGCATAAATATGTTTTTGTACCTTTTTGGTTTATTATGGATGATTGGGTTTATGTATTTTTATGCTCTTTTAGATGAACTAGGACTAGTTACTTCAGAAGCTGTAGTACAGAAACAACCGAACAGAAGATTGACATCCCAATTCGCAGATATGTTGAAAAGTAATACAGAAAGAACAAAAATACCATAA